Part of the Quercus robur chromosome 5, dhQueRobu3.1, whole genome shotgun sequence genome, aactAGTTCCATGCATCAATGCAATGTATGATTAATGACAAGTACTTGGTGGAACAACTTATGTCTGCctaaaattgtatataattaCTTGAATTGTTGAACAGATTGTGATTTATTACAAGAACATAAAAATTAGTTAAGTTCTAGTGTGTCTCATGGCTCCAACTCTCGCCCTATAATTAGGGTAATTTGAGGCCTTCTGCGGGAATGCACTCCCCTTGTTCTtcctcctttttaatttttaatttttaaagtgaATTGAAAATAGGAAAGGAGAgtggaagaaaaccaaaatataaTTAGTGTGCATTTGCATAGCGGCCAGTGTGCGTTTGCATTTTTGGTTGGGTCTCACGGCATTATTCATGAtccaaccaaaaacacaaaaacgcGCATATCAATGCATTTTTGGGTTCCACaacattattcacacatttaaaaattattttgctacagtgttttcagtaataagtttttagtttttagcaaaTAAGTGGTATCTAAACACACCCTTAGTACATTTTGGACAcgtttctctcttcctctctactTTTCCCATCTTGCTTTATCCAAACATAGGTACATTTTTCAAGAAACATATCTAGCGTATATTTTTGATATGACTGTAATAATGTTCAATAAAATACAGCTTTCCAAGTATTACCAAACAATACTTGGGTAAGCATTTCCATGAAGCAAACAAAACATGCATCTATGCACTTTACTAGTTCATTTTACGAAGGCAGCACGCGAAATCGGGGTAAGAATATCCATTGAACCGAGCTATATTGCCATATTGTGGGTTTTCGGCATTTGAACCTGTGGACGGTATTGTGCATATATAGGAAGATCTTGTACAACTGAATGGAACAAGGGAACagacaattttaaattttcactgcaataaatagaataataaggaaataaaaaggcTAAGAAGATGCCAAAGCCTGCCcccactttcttcttctttctatctttctttctttttttttttctttttttttttaattatatttatttcagCAAAGCCTACCCCACttgacatcatttttaaataaaatagattacGCAAAGAAAAGCCTACCAGCCTTCGtaatgacatcatttttaatatattcttGATGATCCAATTCAAGATTATTTTGttccataaataaaatttaaaaaaatatattcaagatTGTCTTGAAACTGTGTAAGGGCAGCTAAACCATATTGACTTTAAGGGCAGTAAACCAACCGATATTTgtcaacaaatataaaatgtttgAGTTTGGCTTGAGGTTGAACTAAGTCTAGAAACTATGTTTGAGCTTAAGCTTGTTAAATAGTTCAATAGTTTGAACTCAGTTTGGTTTAACTTGATTCATTAGTTACAGAGCTCAAGTTCAATATCAAGCTTTTGAGCTCGAGATACAATACAAGTATATTATCAAACTTATATTAAGCATATTATTAAGCCTATTTAATTTAGACATAAGGTCCTAACTCCCAATTAATTAAAAGTTTAGTAAGATATCAGTTTATTTTTCAAGCTCATAAACCAACCTAAGTTAGGCTTATTTTTTATCAAGCCCTATTGTTCACGAGCATGttcatgaacaattttttttttttttttttgcttaggctcgatttgtttattaaataaacCTAAAATTAAGACTCAAGTTTaacttgtttataaacaaacaaacaaacataaatgaGTTTTTTATCAAACCAAGTCCAAGCTATTTATGAAcaacttggttcatttacaaccCTAACTTTCATATTCTTAATCTCTTTTACTAGGACAGTAAATGAATCAAGTTATTAATCAacaatttgggtttgattcAAAACTAAACTTATTTATGTTAGTTTATTTAACAAATGAGAAAACTCAATTCTAAATTTAGGATTAACAATTAAATAAAccaaactcaaaaataataatgtacTCGTGAACAAACTTGAGTATGAGGattgattaaattatatatagtgctatatttttatatgtataaatgtttaaaatatacctatatatagtatatatatatatatatatatatagagagagagagagagagagagagagagagaggatactTATAAATAGTTGAGATTGGATTGTGCAAGTTTGTTAATAAGttcaaaatataacaaattattgataatataaataggtcattttatagtaaaaattatatataatttataataattaaaagttGGTGAATCTAATCTATACaagtttataaacaaaaatctttctatctaattaatttgaataatataattttaattagaatttaattaataattattagcATATGTTTGTGAAcggttaaaaaaattaaatcataatatatactatatacgagaaaaaaataaattaatcaagtaATTCGTAAACAAGTTCGAGTTTAttcgaccaaaaaaaaaaaaaaatcaaacttgaaTATGTAATTTTGAGCTAAAGCTCAGCTCATGTACGTAATAAAACTAAAGGATCAATCTTAAACTTTTAATGATTTGATTCGGCTTGGCTTCTTTACTCTCTGCATTTTACTAGTGTTTTTAAACCCCCAGCCTTTTTTACTCGTGTGTGTTACTGGACCAAGATGTGTCACCTCCACAGACAAGGAGAACCAAGGGAGGGCTTTTTGTATAGCCCATTAACAAAAGAATATGGAAGTGAACCAACCCTTTCTTCTACGCCTGAAAATTATTACCATTAGTATGATGAGCCTGTTCTTTATGGTGGTGCAGTAATTACACTTGGTTCTTTTACTTTTTGATCGTGGAGGAGAACTGGAGACCTCGTCTTTGGGCTGGGAAGCTTTAGAGCTTGTTATGGAATGCGTCTGGCATAGATTTCAAGGGTAATGTTCTTGACATGGATTTAGAGCTTTAAATGCAGCAATTGCATGGCTGTGTTATAGAAAAACCGTTTGTGTTGGTTACGCTAAAAGGACACAAAATACTAGAAGCATGACACAATGTAGTATTTCTAATGGAGACGTCTAAGAAGTTTATTGTGTTAAATTGTtcctaaattttgttattttacttCTATTGTGTTATCGTTAGCTTAAaggaattttatttatattcctAATTAAGGAAAGATTGCCTTATccatgtcattttatttgggATATACACACTTTTCAGAGTAGGTAGTCACCTTAATGTATTCATGGAGATTAACTAACTTATTTCATTAGGAAATCTCTCCATCACCCAAGTGTTCTTCAAATCAATACCCAAGTCGAAAGAGATTCCCCTCATGAAAGTTTTTCCTCCAGTCAATGAAAAGACCTGAAATGCAGACCCACCGGTTCCCTTCACAAGTTACTACCGTTGTGCGAAGACAATTTTAGTCATCATCTCCCATATGTCAAAAAGGGAATCCATGCACTAAATTCCATTATTATATATCTAGTGAAAACTACAGTCAAactaatctttcttttatttctttttttttttttttggctgagtgCAGTCAAAATAATCTGGGAACACCTATCTTCCCTCAAGATTCCTTTTCCACTAAAATAGAGTTGACAATTTTCCATTCATTGCAAGATGTATCATGTCATGTTTGATTATAATTCACAAGTCCTATTCAGTTTTCAAAGCCTGTCACACAGACAGGAAATATCAAAGCAacttacaaaaattacaaagcaTTCTCACAttgctgagagagagagagagagagaaagagagagaggacacGCCATTAATTGCACTAGTGTAGTTAGTAACTCCATAATCATTCAGTTAATCTTGACATCCAAAATCCCTTTCAATCACAAACATGAAATCACTCCAGCAACCAACAAGAAATCCATAAACGAAACTTCCTCtctaagaaaaaatgaaaaaagaaaattagaagaAAGAATTGAACTGAAGGGGCAAAGCACCACCATGaactatttataatttaattttttgttctctatttttatgGATGAAGGGGGAACAGAAAATGGATggaaaaactagaaaagaaGCTGCTCCTACTCACTGTACTTCTAACTGGCATGCCTTGCCAATGGAAACAACCAGGGACATGGGACTTGAATTTTGCACAAGAAGGAAGACCCAAACCAAGAGACCAATGGATAATTTGCACTACCAACTTCTGTTGAGCCTCTCTACCTGCACCACCAAAACAATCATTAATATACAAAAAAGGAGGTAAACAAGGGATCATTCCACAGCTGTATCCATTTAGCCACAAATCTATTCCAAGTTACCTAGTTCTAGAGCTCCCAAGTGTAAGTTCAAGATCATCAGATACACATTCCTCATGGATCCTTTCTCCTTCCCAGGGCTTCACCAATCCAGTTGTATTACTTCCAAATGCAAATTCAGCAGCAATCCCATCTGACATTGGAACGTCTGAGGTGTGATCAATGCCTGCAGGTATTGCAGGAGAGCATGTGCCACTCTGCCCAGGAGTCCACATCCGAGACCCTCCACCTGAGAAAGCCTCCTCCATAAATCCAAATGGGTTTGGTGATACAAGACTAAATGTGGGAGATGATGGCCCGCTTTGGGGAATTTGGATACCAGCAAGCCACCGTGAATCAGGCAGGCCCTGACGGCCAGGACTTGGAGGGGTAGACGAGGGCAGGAAAGAATAGTGTTGCCCAGCCCATGATGGGGCAACAGTTGGATCATCCCAGTCATTTTTGGTTCTGGGAGTTCGGGCTGTTGGGGAGCTCAATGGAGGGGTGACTGGAGCACTTATGGAACCTCCATGGACATTAAGATGGTAGGGGAGCTTGGATGATGCTGATGATGAGCTTGATGAAAGATTTTTCAGCCATGGGATGAGCGAATCGGCATCAGCATTACCCTTGGCATTGGCAGCATAACGTGAAGAGACTGGGCTTGGGAAGGAAGATGAGCCAGGACTTGGATTGTAAGATGCACATGGGCTCGGTTGGTAGGATGAGCATGGACTTGCAGAAGTAGATCCACCCATAATGTCCATTCGATCAACAGGTTTGCATCCCTGCACAAAAGCAAAAAGTCTTATTGTTGCTGATGACTGTCAAagcaaataattcaaaattgttTAAAAGTCTGCTAAAGAGAATTAAGATACACGACAAATAGTAATACCTAAAACtacaaaacatgaaaaatgacTTGGTCCAGAGGACAAAAGTATGAATGAGAGAATCTGTACACTCAAGATGGCTCTAGAGAAAGCCTTTACTGTCTTTCCACAATAGCAAAGAAGAGTAGCtccaaaaatccaaatccacaGAGGAAGAGGGGTGTGGTAGAAGATCCTACCAAGGGTTCTTTTGATACTACCACATGATCCTTCTGTATAAGATTGCCTATGCTCTCAGGCTGAGAGCCAAAATCTTGGAGATAGATTACCTAGATTCTCTTGTGTCTTGTGGTGTACGTGTCCTAAATGCATGTCATGTTCTTTTCTTACCCTCTCAGATTGTGAGGTTAGCTGTATTGTTGCCTCTTAAATGTACCCCTTGACAAAAGGATTAGGTGTATTGGggattatcaaaaataaaaaggtgtaTTGGGTGCATTAGGAATAGGGCTCCCTAATGCTTGTTTTCAACTTAGTTGTAAATCTTCTCccttattttggtaatataacTTACCCCCAGCCCCcaacacacgcacacacacacacacacacacaaaacacacacacacacacacacacaaagacaTGAAAATGAAGTTGCAGAGATCCAAGCATGACTTctaaattgcaaattaaaaacaaaatattttctatgcaccacgattttttatttttcttttagctGAGAGTTACTTGAACATGGTTCATGATAGCTTTGATTGTGCCACTCATGAGTGTAAGAATTTTCTAATAATGCCCCTCTCCCTTCCTTTTCTAATGCTTGTGTAACAGATGTTGATGGATTGAAAGTTCTGATCctcaacaaaacaaattacaaaTGAAATGATCATGTCAATGGCAAAAACACTATCAAATTATCACTCAGCCTTTGTCTGGGTCAAAATTAAACCATCATGAAGGCTAGAAGCATTTGAACATCCCATAGAATTTCGATTAACCCTTtgctttatatatttctttgatTAAACTTATCTTTCTAATTGAAGCTATTTACTCCAAGCAGAAGGGGCAGGGACTATTATAATGAACGGTAACAACACAATTGGAAGTAAAAGTATAATGCagatttttctatatataagaaattatattaattaagtaTAGAACCGAAAGTATAAGTATAGAACTGAAAGTATAATGCACCTTACAATGAACTCCTACTTTCAGTAATACGGTGAGACCAACTACCCAAAATTTCCTTTTTCAAACTGGACTTGCAccttaaaatgcaaaacaaaccaaaatggGATTATTCAATAAAATGCGCCTAAAGGATTCAGAAGGGCAGGATCCCCAAGTGATTGAACAAAGTATATTAATAAGAGAAACATTTAAAGATCACATTGTGATCACCTACTGTCTCATTTTGGTACCAAGACCCTCGTATCATCATTTCATCACTCTCAAAACAGTAAAAGCATAATTCTGCTCATCCTATGCCTCcaatcaaaaattaatttctgGGGTTTTCTCCAAACACTTAAACCACCCTTTAACACACCCTGATTGTTCTACCATTTAACATTATTCCTCCCAGTACATTGCACCAAGCTATGTTTAGTCCAAGTTCAGAAGGGTCAAAACAACCCAAGATTAGAATAGAGAGCATTAACTGCAACAATAGTATTTAAAGGCATAATGGCAATAATGTAGATTGCAACCAATACCAAATATCTTTCCTCAATGTCAACAATTGTGTGCTTACAACAGACAAGCTATCCATCACCATGTTCCTTAATCAAAAACACCCCCCGCCAGCCACTGCACGACACGCTTTTACTACCTAAAAAAAGTAAAGGCACGATGGCAATTATGTAATTGCAACCAGACCAAATCCTTTTcttaatgtcaaacaattcACAATTGTGTGTTTATATCAGACACGCTAGCTAGCTAGCTTGTAGACTTGTAGTAACTTGTTGCTCAaccttaataataaaaataaaaataaaataaaaaaaacacccaccaattcattaattaaaaaaaaaagggaatccAAGGAAAATTTCACTTTAATTAACAATAATTAATGAGagtaaacaaactttttttcattaataatctATCATTAACAACACTATCTGGGCCCCCCCACACCATCAAATGCCATGCTCACAATCAAGTGTTACTCGTACATATTACCCCGGGAATCTAGGATAATTAATTACCCACTAAACAAAAGCTAGATTAGATCCCTAATTTCCTCGTTCCTGATTGGTCACAGAGAAAACCCATTACCGCATTAAAATAACAGCAATACCCCTGCGCACGTGCCCAGTTGCAGTGGCAGATTCGGAAGGTTAACGGTAAATTAATGTAGCCGAGGGAAAAGTAATTTCACGAGAACCGCACAAAGTGCTCGGATATCTGGGGGGATTTTGGTACATGtgattgaaaatatatattttgttgttttataaaaatgcgtgaaattatttgtgattgaaaaatatgtgaaattgtgtgtaatgttatttaaaaactgaaatcaTATATTTGTATGCCAAACAGCTCTTAATATCCGAAAAAGGAAAACCGGAccagactgaaaaaaaaaaaaaaaaaacacaaacatgacgAGACTACCCTTCCAACATAGTCACAGCCACAGGCActggaaaaaaaggaaagttacaaaaaaaaaaaagaggaaacatTCAGTTGCATTAAAGCAGAGATAGTTGTGGTCATAAACTGACGAAACTACCCTTGAAAAGTAGTAGTCGCTGAATATTCGGTTGTTTGACCGGGGGGCATTTTCGTCCTTCAGAGAAAGTTCCTGCCCGGTCTGTCTCAGATTCTCAGGGTATTGTTTGTTCATCGAATCTTAAAATTCTTGCGCTTAGcgataaagaaagagaagaaaaactaacagactctctctctctctctctctctctctctctcagatctGTATCGTACCGCCAGTACATACATACAATCAATCACAGCCGTCGATCACGTTAGATCAGGTGGATTATCAGTAATCTGACACCACCGACGCTGGCGCTCGTTTATCTGAGCTCTACAGTACTTTGCTAACGTGCGCGCATAAACATaccgagaaaaaaaaagtagaggaagaagaagaaacttgtGTACCTTTCGGTATGTGGTGCCGTCTTCTTCGACGGTCCAACCGGCCTCGTTGCAGAGAGCTTTGAGGACCTCGTTGTTGTCGCAGTGCTTCGGGAGCTTGTAGTTACCGTACATTCTCAGACCTGCGTAGATCTTCGCCGCGATCGCTCGCctcctcctctctctcctcttgttgttttctctctccttccaCGTCGGCATTCTCGTCCCCGACGTCATTTTCCACTCCTCCTCCACGATTTTAAACTAGCTCgaacttgaagaagatgaagaagaaaaccaACAAACCTGCTTCACATAACACTGATGAAAAATTTTCCCAGAGAAAATTCCAATGATTCTCGGGAACCAAACGGAAAATCAGAGTAAAACAAGGTTGgcgcttttttctttttttttttttttttttttttttcttccttagtCCGGTCAGAGAGAGTGGTtaaataaagactaaagagaaaTAGGGAGTTTTGAGGCAGGTGAGCTAAATAAGAGGGAATGATTGTAATTGGCCCATGGATATTCGCTAAATTTACGAGAGTGCCACTACAACACAACAGGCTTTTTGTTCCGGAATCACGGGACTAACACGTGTTTAGGCTTtttataaagagagagagagtgagggtGGCATGATGTGGGACGAGACGGCGTCGTTTTTGATGGGAGTAAAGGTGTGGTTAAAGCCTTAAAGGGGAGGGGAGGGTAATTTGGGGAattgcatgaaaaaaaattaaagggatAAGGCTATGATTAGTCTTCTCATAATGGAAAATCAAGAGGAAGATTTCTTTGTACACCACTAAAATTCCAAACGGTCAATTTCACACCCCCAcaagaaaagtttgaaaatactactaattaaaatcaaatcaaacggtcaaaatttgtttttaggGATGGTGGATTGGACACAAGTAATTAAAGCTacttatatataataagttaagTTTGGCTTGGGTTGGTTTGGACCATATAATCGGATACAAAGAAGtccaacaaaatatttttcttgtgCTGAATCTCATTTGCACCAAATTGTAGCCTAACATATTAAATAACAAGCCTAATAAAGTTTAATTTCGATtctacacacaaaaaaaaaaaaaaaatggtaaaaataattGTACTAATTTTCGCATTGGTAGCTGGATCAGACTGATCAGAGTCACCAGACTGTCCCTTACATCctcccaaaaacaaaagaatcatGTGTGCATGTAGTGTCCATTCCAAGTGATTCGAAAGGGTTATTTGGCAGTAGCAAATTAAATACTAAAATCATGTACCAtacattttacaatactttAACTACCTTCATGCAAaagattgagtttttttttttttttttaattgtaatcgATTAGCTTATATTTGGAGAATTGCAAAACATTCAATTAAAGAAATTTACTATATCTTATatcctataaaaataaataaataaaacttggaAATGAAAGAGCCAAAGTTAATCAAGTGAATCTCCCAATAAAGTAATATGTGACCTCATCCTTAAATACGGATGGTAGTTCTTCAAGTAATTTAGGTAAAGCAGGGGAGGGTGTGCTTAGAAATTCTAATGGACAGTAGATTAGAAGTTTCTCTTTACAATTTGGTATTACAACCAACAATATAACTAAAATATGGTTTGCAAGACACAGATTAGCATGGAATATATATGagatttaaatataataatcttcaaatttattcaaGTCTTGTTTTACATTAGCTAACAAAAGATGGTGTTTATGCACTAGATAATAGATATTGCTCCCTTGATATGTGATTGCAAGAATCTCTAGGCTCGCGAATGGATTGTCCATCCTCATCATCTGTTTTGTGAGGCAAACAACAAAATAGATGGACTAGCTAAAAGGAAAAGCATCTAGCAAAGcaaaattttggaatataaCACATGCCCAGCTTTTGCGTACGATAGCTACTTAAGGGAGATGTATTAAACTAGGCACTCTTGGAGTGTCGGACTGCTACTTGTGTAAACTTATGAACTTTATCTAAATATTCCTCTTTTGCAttgaatatttgtttatttatttactttttgctACTTTTCAATATAGTATGATTCATTAGATTCTTCCTTAATAAATGCATTTGTGCACTTGTTAACAAAAACCTCTACAATAATCTAAACATTAGCCTGGctattaataataacaataacatgGTTAGTTGTCATAACCTAATGGCAgaagtaattttcttttatatacatatatataaaataagactAGAGTCATAATATATATCACAATTATTGACATACAATTCGTTaatctaaaatatataataataggtaaagtaaagagaaaatccaattaaatttcaaattggaattcaattaaaatctaattttgcgtcatgtgtctcATCTAAAACACACAATGACTGTTAGGGATACTCAAGtcaatatgaaatatttgattattttcttaattatggattacaatgtgctcactaagacgtattacaaggttcaaataagctcaaaaattacagacttagatagctattcaagcctccaagacttgcaaagtttgaatctctTTAAATTTGAGTATGTTTTATAGTGGCTGTGTTGGGATACCGGGGagtatttctctttcttttactacTTTCTCTAAATTTTGATAGAGTTTTCTCAATGATTTTGTTATCGTTCCCTACTGCCCCAGTGCCCCTTCAATGCTGGCTAtcttccccttttatagtgtcatGGTAAGGTTCCAAGGTACcacaaatttctctcttttgctccCCTAGGCATCAGAGCTTGTGCTGTGCAAGTCACTCAAAAGGCTGGTCCTTTCCTTATTCCTCATAATTCTCTCCTTTTGGTGCTGTCTCCCTGAAAGTcccttgctgactttccattccgagGTGCCCTTCGATAGCTGACCTCAGCTTTTGGCTCCTTACTTTTTTAGCTTTTGGTTATCCCTTTtcttgtcatttttcccaagtggTCGGAATCCTTTCCTACTGGGTTAAAGGTTTTTCCAGCCACTTCCCCTTATAACTCTTCGTTCTGGCTTCCCTGAAGTACCACCCCCTTTGTTCACGAACGGTGACTTCATGCCTTCTGACTCCTTACTGTATCATTGGGTGCTTGAGAAGGATATGTCTGTCCTTTGTTCCTTGTACTTTTTTGGTACTTCCtttgagctgtctcaatccTACCTCAGCTGTGCTGCACGTCCCAAGGATCCCGAGTCTTTGGCAGCCCTTGGGGATCCCGGCCCAGCTCTTTCTGCTGGACTCTCCTCGATCCCCAGATCCTGGTAGGCTAAGCTTTTCCTTCCGTGGATTTTTGGGCTTTAAATCTTCTGGGCTTACCATCCTTTTCTTTGTGGTGAATTCATCCCTTTTATGATTACTTGTCATGAGGTTGGTCCATTTGTGTTATTTCTTTGGGCCTTGGtgtcatggttttttttttacctcaacaaagttttttaatctttgtgtcaagtgagttaatgagtgcaaaatactaagaatctaatattaatgaactataaattaaaaaaaaaaatcacatatactcaataaaaatcactacATGTttctgaaaaaaataataaaataaaaattaccacataacaaaaatcaccacatgttttattttattaaaaattaaaaaaaatgatcataagtagtattaaatttaggtaggaattttaatatgtgactaattacgtttactttaaaaaaataatttgactaattatctatattttatgataaaaattgtgtttaattttaaatatatctatatgtatgcataaatgcatgtgttacatgcttaaaaaaaaattaatttaactaattatttatatttttataataaaaattttgtttaattttaaatacatcCATGTGTTTGGATAGAGTTACATGCtagttataaataataaaataatatcaataaggaatctatataaaaattaattgtgacTTTAGAGCATTCACGTTAACTTGTTCaaatcaagagttttgtaatttaattagcACACTTTCATATGCAAAGCACTTGAAgtttaagagaaaaaaagttgatagaattaataatatattataactataaaaaaaaaaaaattgcgtaAAAATTCATGGAAAAAACAGATTTCTAGTGTAACATTTCCTTTAAGATACCGCCATCAAATAAATGGtaaaaaactttctcaaaaaaataaaaataaataaatggcaaAAAATATTGCAAGACTAACCTAGGAGGTTCGAAGTACCAAGATTAGAGCACCCACActagatgtgggatatgtgccaaatgctaaatatttggcacatatcccataCCAAACCCAATTTTACCCCATTTAGTAGATGTGgtatattggttttttttttgcaacattgaaCAGTACCGTGGCAAATTTGCCACGGTACGGAAGAGATGTGGTATATT contains:
- the LOC126726314 gene encoding BES1/BZR1 homolog protein 4-like isoform X2, producing MTSGTRMPTWKERENNKRRERRRRAIAAKIYAGLRMYGNYKLPKHCDNNEVLKALCNEAGWTVEEDGTTYRKGCKPVDRMDIMGGSTSASPCSSYQPSPCASYNPSPGSSSFPSPVSSRYAANAKGNADADSLIPWLKNLSSSSSSASSKLPYHLNVHGGSISAPVTPPLSSPTARTPRTKNDWDDPTVAPSWAGQHYSFLPSSTPPSPGRQGLPDSRWLAGIQIPQSGPSSPTFSLVSPNPFGFMEEAFSGGGSRMWTPGQSGTCSPAIPAGIDHTSDVPMSDGIAAEFAFGSNTTGLVKPWEGERIHEECVSDDLELTLGSSRTR
- the LOC126726314 gene encoding BES1/BZR1 homolog protein 4-like isoform X1 gives rise to the protein MTSGTRMPTWKERENNKRRERRRRAIAAKIYAGLRMYGNYKLPKHCDNNEVLKALCNEAGWTVEEDGTTYRKGCKPVDRMDIMGGSTSASPCSSYQPSPCASYNPSPGSSSFPSPVSSRYAANAKGNADADSLIPWLKNLSSSSSSASSKLPYHLNVHGGSISAPVTPPLSSPTARTPRTKNDWDDPTVAPSWAGQHYSFLPSSTPPSPGRQGLPDSRWLAGIQIPQSGPSSPTFSLVSPNPFGFMEEAFSGGGSRMWTPGQSGTCSPAIPAGIDHTSDVPMSDGIAAEFAFGSNTTGLVKPWEGERIHEECVSDDLELTLGSSRTR